In a single window of the Antedon mediterranea chromosome 1, ecAntMedi1.1, whole genome shotgun sequence genome:
- the LOC140062856 gene encoding cytosolic Fe-S cluster assembly factor narfl-like isoform X2, protein MASNFSGALRLTDLDDFITPSQECVKPVKVNRISGKTAAIKIEADGSHYQVETDGIKTKLEKAEITLNDCLACSGCITSAESVLITQQSQQELYRILGENKGLTTEEQSQRKLVVVSISPQSRASLAAKYKINSQEAAEKLTGFLKQLGVDYVFDTTFARNLSLLESQYEFIRRYNNKATKGSLPMLASACPGWVCYAEKTHGSYVLPYISTTKSPQQIMGSLVKDYLARIHGLTPDMVYHVTVMPCFDKKLEASREDFYNDIYKTRDVDCVITSAEVDMMLDSEGLSLADIESRQLDSLNKDFKEVILEHEGEVVLRFALAYGFRNIQNLVQKLKRGKSLYHCVEVMACPSGCLNGGGQIRPLDDEPAKDLLERVEKIYSEIAPVKPEDSEDVKKLYADWLGGKDSIKSKSMLHTQYHEVEKMTNALVIKW, encoded by the exons ATGGCGTCTAATTTTAGTGGTGCTCTACGTTTAACAGATTTAGACGATTTTATAACACCATCTCAG GAATGTGTAAAGCCGGTTAAAGTGAACAGAATTAGCGGCAAGACAGCGGCTATCAAAATAGAGGCAGATGGAAGTCATTATCAAGTTGAAACG gATGGTATTAAGACAAAGTTAGAGAAAGCTGAGATTACACTTAATGATTGTCTAGCCTGCAGTGGTTGCATAACATCAGCTGAGAGCGTTCTCATTACCCAACAGAGTCAACAAGAATTATATAGGATCCTTGGGGAAAATAAAGGTCTCACAACT GAAGAGCAGTCTCAACGCAAGTTGGTAGTGGTCTCCATCTCACCGCAATCAAGAGCGTCCCTAGCAGCcaagtataaaataaattcacaaGAAGCTGCTGAGAAATTAACAGGATTTTTAAAGCAATTAG GTGTTGATTATGTTTTCGATACAACATTTGCAAGAAATTTAAGCTTGTTAGAAAGTCAATATGAGTTCATACGACGTTATAACAACAAAGCAACAAAAGGATCATTGCCAATGCTAGCCTCAGCTTGTCCAG gtTGGGTGTGCTATGCTGAGAAAACACACGGAAGTTATGTCTTACCATACATCAGTACTACAAAGTCACCTCAACAAATAATGGGCAGTTTAGTGAAGGATTACCTGGCCAGGATACATGGCCTGACCCCTGACATGGTGTATCATGTGACGGTAATGCCCTGCTTTGATAAGAAGCTTGAGGCTTCACGCGAGGACTTTTACAATGACATCTACAAGACGAGAGATGTTGATTGTGTTATAACATCTG CTGAAGTTGACATGATGCTTGACAGTGAAGGACTGTCTTTGGCGGATATTGAAAGTAGACAATTAGATTCATT aaataaagattttaaaGAGGTAATATTGGAGCATGAAGGCGAAGTGGTGTTGAGATTTGCGTTGGCATATGGCTTCAGGAATATTCAGAATTTGGTGCAGAAACTTAAACGAGGAAAAAGCCTGTACCATTGTGTTGAAGTTATGGCTTGTCCATCAG GTTGTTTAAATGGAGGAGGCCAGATTCGTCCATTAGATGATGAACCCGCTAAAGATTTACTAGAAAGAGTCGAGAAAATTTATTCAGAGATTGCGCCAGTTAAACCAGAAGATAGTGAAGATGTAAAAAAGCTTTATGCTGATTGGCTTGGTGGAAAGGATTCGATAAAGTCTAAATCAATGTTACATACACAGTACCATGAGGTGGAAAAGATGACAAATGCTCTAGTTATCAAAtggtag
- the LOC140062856 gene encoding cytosolic Fe-S cluster assembly factor narfl-like isoform X1 yields MASNFSGALRLTDLDDFITPSQECVKPVKVNRISGKTAAIKIEADGSHYQVETDGIKTKLEKAEITLNDCLACSGCITSAESVLITQQSQQELYRILGENKGLTTEEQSQRKLVVVSISPQSRASLAAKYKINSQEAAEKLTGFLKQLGVDYVFDTTFARNLSLLESQYEFIRRYNNKATKGSLPMLASACPGWVCYAEKTHGSYVLPYISTTKSPQQIMGSLVKDYLARIHGLTPDMVYHVTVMPCFDKKLEASREDFYNDIYKTRDVDCVITSAEVDMMLDSEGLSLADIESRQLDSLCDHDAAIINHEGGGSGGYVHHIFHYASQELFGAKVHDMQYKTLRNKDFKEVILEHEGEVVLRFALAYGFRNIQNLVQKLKRGKSLYHCVEVMACPSGCLNGGGQIRPLDDEPAKDLLERVEKIYSEIAPVKPEDSEDVKKLYADWLGGKDSIKSKSMLHTQYHEVEKMTNALVIKW; encoded by the exons ATGGCGTCTAATTTTAGTGGTGCTCTACGTTTAACAGATTTAGACGATTTTATAACACCATCTCAG GAATGTGTAAAGCCGGTTAAAGTGAACAGAATTAGCGGCAAGACAGCGGCTATCAAAATAGAGGCAGATGGAAGTCATTATCAAGTTGAAACG gATGGTATTAAGACAAAGTTAGAGAAAGCTGAGATTACACTTAATGATTGTCTAGCCTGCAGTGGTTGCATAACATCAGCTGAGAGCGTTCTCATTACCCAACAGAGTCAACAAGAATTATATAGGATCCTTGGGGAAAATAAAGGTCTCACAACT GAAGAGCAGTCTCAACGCAAGTTGGTAGTGGTCTCCATCTCACCGCAATCAAGAGCGTCCCTAGCAGCcaagtataaaataaattcacaaGAAGCTGCTGAGAAATTAACAGGATTTTTAAAGCAATTAG GTGTTGATTATGTTTTCGATACAACATTTGCAAGAAATTTAAGCTTGTTAGAAAGTCAATATGAGTTCATACGACGTTATAACAACAAAGCAACAAAAGGATCATTGCCAATGCTAGCCTCAGCTTGTCCAG gtTGGGTGTGCTATGCTGAGAAAACACACGGAAGTTATGTCTTACCATACATCAGTACTACAAAGTCACCTCAACAAATAATGGGCAGTTTAGTGAAGGATTACCTGGCCAGGATACATGGCCTGACCCCTGACATGGTGTATCATGTGACGGTAATGCCCTGCTTTGATAAGAAGCTTGAGGCTTCACGCGAGGACTTTTACAATGACATCTACAAGACGAGAGATGTTGATTGTGTTATAACATCTG CTGAAGTTGACATGATGCTTGACAGTGAAGGACTGTCTTTGGCGGATATTGAAAGTAGACAATTAGATTCATT atGTGACCATGATGCAGCCATCATAAACCATGAAGGAGGGGGTTCTGGTGGGTATGTTCACCACATCTTCCATTATGCATCTCAAGAATTATTTGGTGCCAAAGTACATGATATGCAATACAAAACTCTAAG aaataaagattttaaaGAGGTAATATTGGAGCATGAAGGCGAAGTGGTGTTGAGATTTGCGTTGGCATATGGCTTCAGGAATATTCAGAATTTGGTGCAGAAACTTAAACGAGGAAAAAGCCTGTACCATTGTGTTGAAGTTATGGCTTGTCCATCAG GTTGTTTAAATGGAGGAGGCCAGATTCGTCCATTAGATGATGAACCCGCTAAAGATTTACTAGAAAGAGTCGAGAAAATTTATTCAGAGATTGCGCCAGTTAAACCAGAAGATAGTGAAGATGTAAAAAAGCTTTATGCTGATTGGCTTGGTGGAAAGGATTCGATAAAGTCTAAATCAATGTTACATACACAGTACCATGAGGTGGAAAAGATGACAAATGCTCTAGTTATCAAAtggtag